ATCCGGCAACAGGAGCTGAGCCTGAAAAGGTGTGGCCTGACCTTTAAGTAACTGTACTGACTTGTTGCCATTCGCTGCTGTTCCTTGTTTTCCTCCCATACTAGCTTCGGCTTCCAGTCGATAGCTGCCGAGCAAATTGATTTTGACCAAATCTCCGCGTATCCCACGCAGCTTCAGCTTCACTTTGCCTGCCTGTGGATGCTCAATTTTTAATATCGCATATCGGCTCGACTTATACCTGCGAACATTCTCTGAATTGGAATACAGCTGTGTTTCCTGAAGAGGATGCTCGGACAAAAGCACCAAATTCGCTTCCTCCATACTGGAGTCTGGCAGGTTGACTGTTAATTCCTGCATCTCGCCAGTGGTCGTAATGGCGGCAACAGGTACGAGCTTGGATCGAATTTGACTGGCGAAAATACGATTCAAAATTTCCGGCAGATCCTCGGCACTGCTCGTAATAAAAGAAGCTCCCCCCGTTTGAGAAGCAATCCGCTCGAGCTCCTGCCGATTTACTGTACCGTCATGATTCAGACCAATCGTATACACCGGATATCCTTTGGTCTGTGCGGATTTGATGACAGAAGCCACATCATTGTTGGAATCTTCTTTCGTTCGGGAGCCGGAGGAGGCACCAAAATCAGTCTCCCCATCTGATAGCAGGATCATAAAGGGCTGACGTCCCTTGGATGCTCCTGCGGCGAGCAGCTCCGAGCCCTTGCGCAATCCAAGCCCCAGATCCGTATAACCGGAACGGTTTAGCGTTCTGATTTCCTGCTGAATTTGGGATTTTTGCGCTGCTACGGCAATTGAGGTCAGGGATTTGGACGCGACTACGTGATGGTTGTAGGCGACAAAGCCAACGCGTGTACGGTCTGCATCACTCAAGTCCATAAACATACTGATGACTTCGGCTGCAATGCCCTCGGGATCGGTGTCCCTCATGGAATAACTGGTATCCAGCACAAAAACAGCATCATAACCCTCAATCGGAGCAGTCCCCGAAGATGCTGCATTAGCCTGATTTACAGTGAAAATGCCCCCATTTAAGCCCATTTGAAAAAATAGTACAAAAGTCATGAAAATGATAATCCCTAGTTTCCTTATCCTGAACATAAGCTCCTCCGTCGACAAGGCCAATGCGGGTGTAGCGACCCTCCTAATCCTTGGGATATAAGGGATAAAGGATCAAAATAGCCGTTAACACTCACATTTGGCCATGAATTTGATACTTTTACGCTTATCAGAAATATCCAATGGATTTCTATCGGCAATTCAGTTCCATTTGTGAATATTTCCCTGTAGAAACAGGTCTAACATATCATAAAAATTACGTATTTACGCATAAAATGAGTCGAAATGCCCTGTTTTAATCTGAGCCTACAGAAATTGACAAAACCAAAGAGTGCTTTGTATGATAGCTTTCGTATCAGCGGCAAAAAATGGGATTGAAGTTAGGAATGCGAAATCAATAATTTAAAATTTCTCTGTTATCTGACTTTTCATTTTGTGTTTAAATCTCATTTTGATTTTTTGCCGCTAAAAGTTAAATCACGCTTCGGACTGATTTTCGAGGTTACATGCCTGTACCGTGAAGATGGTATGAGCCGAATCCTTTGGCTAATTTGAATGTTATGTAGGGGGGAGGAGGCAAATGAACTAGAAATGGGTAATTTACTGCTCTGATTGGACATTCCGTGTCCGGCTATGGAGCAATAGACCTATACCCATACAGTATTCGTTTGCCGACAGCGATGGAAATCATTTATCAAACGAACCGGACCATGCTTTTTGAAGAAATTAATCCGGAAAAGCTGGACCTGATCACCATTGTAGGTGATGTAAAAGGGATTGACAGCTTAAGTGACGAGAAGATCAAGGAAATTAACCAGCACCTTCTGGTGCGCAGCTTTGACGAATTTTTAGATAAGTTTTCACCGACCGTATATTCGTTTTTTAACGCGGCCAATCAAAAAGTCGTCTACACCATTAAAAAGCCTGAGGGGATCGATGAGGATAGCATTTCTGAAATTCGTATCAATCAAAGTAATGATTTTCTGAAAATGTTGTTTACACTCATTGATACCAAACGCAGTCAAGGAATCACCAATGTGGATTTCAAGTTTGAAAATCTGCTGGATATGATTTCTCCGAAAAAGGTAATGGATGATATTCGTCAAGTCCGCAAAGAAATTCACTATATGTACGGTGAATACGACAAGCTGGATGATGGCGATCCAAAGAAACTCGACATGGGCGACAAGCTGAATGGAATGTTCGAGGAAGCAAGTCAGAACTACAACAATGTGATGGCTATGCTGCCACTGGCCATTGAGGATATTAAAACTCGTCTTCTGCTCGGTGGTGCTCAAGAGGAGAACTCTGGTGAGCTGATCCAGGTGGGTATGCTCTCTATTGGAGAGAGCGGCGAACTGAAAATTATCGAAGCGCCGAAGAGCGAAAGCACCGAGCTGATGCTGCTGGATGAAAACAGCACCGGCGATCTGTCACAGGTGTTCGAAGAAGATTACAACTCCATTACAGATACACCTTCCGATTATGTGAAGGATTTGGTGGTTCGTACATTTGTGCCGCTGCCAGCTGTTCAGACCAAGGTTGACACAGCAGTTGAAGTGCAAAACTACAACACGTATCTGGAGTTCTATAAAAATGCGAAGGACGATTTCGTGAAGGCGGTCAAGCCGCTTGTGGAAAAAATCCTTGGTGTGAAAATGTTTTTTGATCAATATGCAACCAAGAGCAAGGGAATGCTGCCGACGATGCTGGTGGCGAACAACAAGCTGGACATGCTGGTGAAAAGCAGCAACATCCCGCGTCTGGAAACGTACCTGAACACGGTGAATGCTAAAAATGAATTTAGCGACACCATCTGGTTCGGTATCGTCCCATCGATCGAGCTGGAAGCAGCCGGTAAGGTGAAGGTTACACGTGAACGCTTTAAGGGCAACGAGAAGGTGGTCAAGCAGGGTGGAAATTCCATGGAATCCCTTTCGATGCTGCTGCAGGTTGTGAAGGATTACAAAATTCAAATGTTCTTTAATTTTGAATCTGGTGAAGAAACGACCTTCAACAGCATGGCGACAGCCGGAATTGACAAATATATCGACAAGTGCTCCACTCTCGTTCGCAGAGAATACAGCGAATTTGCGATTCCTTGTGTGCCGAACTTCACGATTATTCCAAAGGACAAATCGGGTGTCATTATCGACAGCAAAATGCTGCAAACCGAAAGCGGTGTCCAGCTCTCCAAGGAAAAAGAGGATATTCTCAAGCTGTGGATCGAGGGTGTCTATGTAGGGGCAGCCTACGTTGCCGCCGGTCTGGTCTCTGCTTATCAATGTCCCGAGTATCTGCGTGAAACCTTCAAAACGGTCAACAAAAACTACCCTGGCGTACGCTTCGACATCGAAGCGGGAGACAACAGTTTGCGCACAGTGACAACGATGGCCAAGGAAATCACCGGGTTCACCAACACGATCAAGGATGCCATTAACCGTAAAAACTTCGGTTTTGTATTCTCGTCAGAGAATGCTCAGCTCCAGGATAAGGATATCCGCCGGATTACCGTTTACAAGGCGAGAAGCATGGCGATGTCCGAGGACGGCTTTGACTCCATCTACAAGACGCTGGTCAGCACGTACATTGAACGTATTTTGCGCTACCAGACAGGAGACTTCAAGCACGAAAATATCGTCCGCTTCTTCAGCAACAATCCGAGCAGTCAGAAGAGCAAGTGGCTGGGCAGCAGAGGATCTGTTAACTCGATCATTCAGGACGGAGATGATATGAGCTTTATTATTGATGAGAAAAGCAATATGTGCCATATCGATCTGGTCTTCAACGGCAATGTGAAGAACCTGGAAGTCATGATCACTAAAGGAACAAGCTCGGTTAAATCATGATCCGAGCGCTACGAAAGATGTTAGAGGCGTTTCTATCCAGAACCGCCTTTACACATAAATTGCGGAGAAGCTCTGCTTCTCCCGCCATCATATTACCCAATTTCAAGGAGGCAACACACATGGGATTCAGATTGAAAGTAGAAGGACAAGAAACAATCGAGCTGGGCTTGGATAACATCCAAACGGTTATTTATGACACCGATACACCGGACGACTCCAATGCACGCTCCACTGACGTAGGCTCTACGCTGCGCATCAGCGGTAAAATCATCACAGCAGTAGACGGTGACAGCGCGGATGACACGCTGAAACTGGCTTTGTGGTCTCTGGTTCCTGCTGAAAAAGCAGACAGCTACCGTAAAGTAACACTGGAAGTTATCGCAGCTGATCAAGTTGTGCGTAAAATCTACTTCCCGAATGCGTTCGTTGTAGACTACAACGAGCACTTCGGTGACACAGAAGGTGTAGGTGCGTTTACACTCTACATCAAACAAAAGAAAGACAAAACCGAGCTGGCTACAATCGACGGCGGATATCCGGTTTAAGCTTGACGGCTTAATGTTAGGCACAGTTTGAACACACACACTCACCCTGTGCTCAGGTGCAGGGTGGATAAATATTAAGAGGCCTGCGGGTCTCTTAATATTTATTTTTTTCGGAGAGGGGAACATCATACCATGACCAACTACTATGAGCTGCTCGGTGTCAGCCGGGATGCTTCGGAGGCAGAGATTAAGCAGGCTTACCGCAAACTGGCGAAAAAGTATCATCCTGATACCAACCAGGGAAGCGAGGAAGCAACGCGCAAGTTCAAGCTGATCCACGAGGCTTATAATACCTTGCGTGACGAAGCATTGCGGCAGGCATACGATGCCGAGCTCATCCGAAAAACTGAGGGAGCTGGCGGACAGCAGCAAGAGAGAGGAAGAGGAGCTGCAGCTTCCGGAGGTACGCGCAAGGCGGCCAAAGGATTTAATCCGGCTGACATAGGAAGTAATTTTGAGCAATTTTTCGGTTTTCATCCGAAAACGAAGGAGGGCTCACCTGGGAAAAATACGAAAAAATCCGGTGATCCGACGGATACCTCGGCGATGTTTAACCAGTTTTTTGGTATTCGTAAAAAGTGATGATTTCAGGATGGAAACGGGGGAAGCAAGCAGTGAAAACGGCGCAGAACAGATGGGTTTTCATCATAGATGTTGCCATGTTCGGGCTGATGCTGGCGATCGCCTTTTATGTGTTTAACCGTACAGGCTACAGCGGCTTGAAAACCGTGGTCGCGATAGGTATTGGAATCGGCGTGCTTGTATACATACTGCGCAATCTGGTGTCCGTTGTACCCGTGGCAAAGCCAAAGGCAGAGCGTAAGCGGATTGCCAAGCTGGTACTGATTGATGAAGAAGGCGAGTCCATTAAAGAATGGTATATCGAAGGTGAAACATCGCTCTTGATCGGCAAAACAACGTCCCGCTCTGAGGCGGATATTGATTTGGCAGATACAGATTATGCATCGCTGATCAGCGTGGAGCATGCGGTGCTCAACCGGGTGAACAGTGACTGGTTTGTGGAGGATGTGGATTCCGGAAACGGGACGGGGTTGCGGCCTGCCCAGGAAAGTGTGACGAAAAAGCTGGAAAGCGGCGAGCCTCACCGGATCTATTCGGGTGATTTATTATACATTGCCAACACGAGGCTGCTCGTCAAATAGATAGGGATGTTGCAAAATCCCTAGATCGCAGAAAAAGACAATCAGACAATGGGGGAAGGAACCGACGATGAGTTTGACAAGATGCCCGAACGGACACATGTTCAGTACACGAAAGCACGGAAATACGTGTCCTTATTGCAATACGGTAGTAAATATAGCCTCGCCCAAGAGCGTGGAGCCAGCAGCGAAAACCAATGCTGCAGGAGACGATGACAAAACCATGCCATATTTGGGTGAGACGGTGGGAATTCACCCGGTAACCGGATGGCTGGTGTGCATCGAGGGAGCACAGGTGGGTCAGGATTATCGCATTATGGCAGAGAAAAACTTTATCGGACGCGCAGAGGATATGCATGTCCGCATTATCGGAGACAACACGATTTCCCGCAGAAATCATGCGGTGATTGTGTATGACCCGAAGAAACGCAACTTCTTTTTGCTGCCAGGCGATTCGTCAGGCTTGGCATACCATAATAATGAAGCGGTATATTCACCAGTGGAGCTGGCTGCTTATGATGTAATTGAATTGGGACACAGCAAATTTATCTTTATTCCGCTGTGCGGTGCCCATTTTGAGTGGGATAACGAAAAATAGGACGGAAGTGGGCAATGGTGCAGGGAGGTAACGGAATGCAGCCTTATTTTGTTGTATGTGGAGCTGCGGTGCTATTCGCTGTTCTTCTCATCATCCGCATACGACTGACACGAAGTTCCGGCAGCCGTACCGTGAGTGGAATTGAGATCGGGAATGGTCAAACGATTGGGAGTCGAAGCGAGCAGGATGATTATTTTGCAAGTATGACGACACCTGTCGGTACGTTGGCTGTTGTCGCAGATGGTATCAGCGGACTGGCCAATGGACGCATGTCCAGTACATTGGCTGTGACGACCTTTACGAAGGCGTTTGCCAAGCTGGAGGATGCATCGAATTTGAACGAATATTTTGCCGGAGCAGCAAGCCAAAGCAACCGCAGCATTTTGCAAAATTTGAATGGGCAGGGCGGAGGAACGACGCTGGCGGCAGTCATTATTTGCGGCTATCAACTGTATTACGGAGCGGTGGGCGACAGTGTGATTACGATCTATCGCAATGGGCATTTCCAGACGGTCAATTCTAAGCATACAGCGGAAACACTGCTGGAGGAACGAGTGCTGGCCGGACAAATGACCTCGGAGGAAGCCAAAACGAGTCCTGTACGCAATCAGCTGGTCAACTATTTGGGCTATGAAGGCTTTGAGAGCATGGAGCTTGGCACTACACCGATTCGTCTGTATTCGGGTGATTATGTTCTATTGTGCAGCGATGGCATCCAGGAGGCGTTGACGGAAATTGAACTCGAAGAGATCATGCGCAAAGGCGGCACACCGCAGGAAATGGCGGATACCATGATCGACGCCATTAATGACAAAGGCTTTAAGAGTCAGGATAATGCGACAGTACTTATTTTGGCGATAGGATGAAACAAGAAAGACGGGGGTAGCGATGCGCAAGGACAACAGCGATTTTAGTACCGCCTTTGTGTCGGAAGCGGGCTCTTACATAGACAACCGGGACTATTTTGCATTCATGGAGACGGACGACATGGCCTGTTATGTCCTCGCAGACGGTCTGGATTCGGATCAGGAGCTGCACAGCGCGGAAATGGTTGTCAAAACGGTGCTGGAAAATTTCATGGAGAAGCCTTCCATGTCCAAGCGGCGCCTGATGAGAGATCTGCGTGAAGCGCAGGAATGGCTGCAATTCGAAAGCCGCCGTGTTCGGCTCAAGGCCAGTCTGTTGATGGTAGTGACCAACTACAACAAAATGGTGTACGTTTCGTGTGGTAATGTGCGGCTATATCATTTTCGCAATGGACGGCTTAATTTTCGCAGTAAGGATCACAGCTTGGCACAGTCATTGGCAGATGACGGGCGCATTCCGGACGAAGCGACCAGCACTCACGAGGAACGGGGAAATCTGCTGGAGTACCTGGGAAATCCGAATGGGGTTCATGCCCATTATGCCAAAAAGACGCAGCTTGCAGATGGAGATGTCATGCTGCTGACCACATCCGGGATGTGGGAAGATGTTGAACTGGCGGAAATGCTCGGTGCGCTGGAGGAAGCGAAGGACCCGGTCATGCTGACGGATACGCTGGAAGAGGTGCTGCTGAGCAAGCAGCGCCGGGCGGTGAACAATTATACAGCCGCAGCCATTTATGTAAACAAAGTATTTCAGGAAAAACCTAAAAACCGTCGCAAGCTGATCAAACGGATTTTGATTGCTTTACTTGTTTTTATCGTTGTAGGCGGTGGAGCATGGATTACGCTGGCGCGCATGGCTGCGAATAAGGCAGCAGCGCTGGAAACGATGATCGAATCGGCCCAGACGGCAGATGATTACGCGAGAGCAGGGGATTATGCAAAGGCGCTCAAATCCTACAGCGAGGCGAAAAATGCGGCAGTTAAAATCAACGATAAGATTCATAAGAGGTTGTATACGGCTGAGCAGAAAGTTTCTCAACTGGTGGTTGACGGAGATGGCTATGTGGAAAAGGCGGACTTTGCCAAAGCCGAAGCCAGCTACGAAAAAGCACGGAAAAGCGCGGGATTGTATCCACCGTTTAATGTGAAGGATATTGAGCATAAAATCGATCAGCTGGACAGCTATGCCGAGACGGCGAGCTGGATGAAGGACGGAGATTTGAAATTTCAGGGCGGCGATTACACGAATGCGCTTAAGCTGTATCAAAAAGCAAACAAGGCTGCGATGGAATCCGGGTATACGTCCGCGCAAAAAGAGCTGGAGAAGAAAATTACCGAAACCAATGATAAATTGGCATCCATCCAGCAGCAGCTGAAGGAGATTCAAGCTGGCAAGCTTCAGGCCAAAGGGGATCGGTTGATGAAAGATCTCGATTATGAAGGAGCCATTGACGCTTATAGCGGCGCACAGGAGATTTATCAGGAAATCGATAAGCTTGAAAGCGTTCTGGCCATGGAGCGGAGCATCGCGAAGGCAGAGGAGAAGCAGAGCGCGGAGCAGCAGAAAAATGGTCAGCTTCCAGCCGGACTGGGCTTGCCTGACGGAGCGTTGAACGATGCGAACGCAGAGGACGTGGCGGGCGCAGGTTTGACCTCCGCAACCGCAGCCCCTGCTGCTGATTCGCAGACAAAGGCTGCGGCGACGGGCTCTACGGGGACTGGCTCTGCGAGTACTGGCTCTGCAAGTACATCGGCCGTGAAGAAGGAAGCCTCCCCGCCTTCAACTTCGCCTGCGAAAAGCAGCAGTACGGGCGATGGAAACGCCTCTTCGGCAAAAGCGGCCACGAGCAAGGAGCAGGGAGCTGCTGATTCCGCTTCTAAAGCAGCAGGGGCGTCCGATTCAGTAAGCCAGGATCAGGCTGCCGTGAACGGAAGTTAAGTTTTTCATGTTCAATGAATGCATGCTGGAGCCGAAAAAGGAGTGAAACGCCGTGAAAGAACTGGTGCAGGACCGTTTGAGCAAGATGGACGATCTGGAGCAGAGACGTTTACTGAAAAATATGATGGCGGGGGTATTTATGAACCTCGTCGAATATCAGGAAGAGATGACCCGCCAGCTGGAACGGCGGGTATTTGAGGAAATAGAGAATACAGAAGAAAAGTTTGATGTGTACGTGTCACTGACATCGCGTGAGGACTACGATCCGATTCATGAGTTTTTATATCCGGTGTTACCGTCTGATACGGAGGATAAGAAGGTGGACATCAGCCGTGTAGCGGAGGTGGTTCGCGAAGGCGGAGCGATGCCGCTGTTTACGCTTTTTCTGGAGATGGAGACCGAACGAATCGCAGCGCTGGTACACAGCAAGCGAATTTTTGCAGGAATGCTGGTCACGGAAACCGGAAATTATCCCATTCGCTTTCGTCTGGAGCACAACCGTTCCTATATTTTGGAGATTGAAAAGCTGTATCATATATTTTTGCAAAATGGTATGCCATGGAAAACGATTAATCATCCGTACGCACATAAATTTGTCGACTGCGTGTTGATTGGGGGAGACGGGGAGCCCGTAGCGCACGAAGAAATTCATGAAATTACGATCTCGTTGGAGGAGTTCGACGCTTTTAAGAAAGGCGATGTTTTTCCGCTTTGGAACATTGAACGGCTCTCTCTAAAGAACAGCGGTTTTCCGATACCCGCTATGGATCGCGTGAACTTTGAGCATGTGCTGCCTTTGCGTAAAACAGGACCTGAGCACGGCTATTTGATCGACGGCGCTGAAGGGGATATCCGGTATATCAAGCGTACGGAAGAAGAACTGACCATTGTCACGTCACGGGATAAATCCGGGGAATGGAATGTGTTAAAGGTTACGAAGCCAGTCACGACGAGACTTAGCCGGCAGACATATCCAGTGTTGTCCAATCGGCGGCAGGACAGCTTTTTGGGACGCTATGCAGGCAAGCAGGCCGTGATTGTCCGGGCCAAAGCGGAAATCACGCGTATCGTTAACTCGTTTGAAGCAGCCCAGGGGCTGGAGCTGGAACGTGTGGATATCTGGGGAGGCACCGGTAGAAATGATGTAAGCAACCTTGTATCCAAAACCCAGACGTATCCGCTAAACCCGTTTGTCAGCGATAATGTGCGGACGGTGGAAGGCAAGCAGATCATGCGGCTGGGGTTCAGACGCGGCTCTGAAGAAGCTGCGCCAGCCTCACCTGCTTACATGTTATCCGACTTAATGAGCTTTCTGGTGTCGGAAGTGCAGATGTATTTTCCAGAGTACAAATGTGAAGGAGAATGGGTGTGAATTATGTCTGGGATTTGCTCATGCGCGCGCGGGAACAGGAGCTGGACGTGGATAAATTCCGTTTCGTACCCGCTGTCAGCTATTCTCCCTATATGGAGCTTAGTCTGGTAGATTTGAATACTTTGGAGCTGGAGCAGGTGGTGGAAATCAATCCATACTACCGCTTTTATTCTATTTTTCGGGACCTGTTTCCACCGGATGCAGAAGATTGTCTGGAGCTAAGGGAATCGCTGTTTGATATCATGATGCATTTTCTGGCGGAAATTGATTTGTATCAGGGGATGAATCGGCGCGAGTATCACATCCGGTTTGTTCAGCGTGATATTGCTGACGGCATTTTTGGCCCGAAGGTGAAGGGGAGTTTTGAACAATTAAACCGCGAGGAGCAGGATGCGATTGCCGAAGGACTGCTGCGCCTGTATGAGACAGGGGAAGCTGTGCATCTGTTAAAAGAAACGATGCGGCGCGTTTTTCATCGCTCGATCATTTATGCCAATTGTGAGGAAAAAGATGAACTGCTCGTTTATATCGGTCAGGAGGAAACGCAGCTGTCACGGCTGAAGGTGGATTTGATTCTGGATTTGTTTCTTCCGGCACGTTTTACGACTGAGCTGTATTGGACAAGTCATTTCGGCATTTTGGAGGCAGATCCTACGATGAAAATAGACGCTATCGCCCTCTATTAAAGGCCAAGTGGCTCAGAAAGGACAAGTGAACGATGAACGGACCCTATACATACAGATTGCTTAACCCGCTCACCGATCGAAAAAGCGTTCGCTTCACGGCGAAATATACGCGGGCGGAATTGGAGCAAATGACGACCTTCCAGTTGCGCGGGATATGCGATAAGGAGCGTCTGGTCGAGGGCTTTGCCAACCGTCTGGCGCGTGAAGAACTCATTCGCGTTATTTTGCGGTTTCGGAGCGCGGAGGAGCATTTACTTATCACAAGACCCAACCCCGGCGGCTTTGAACGTATGGAATCAGCACTCCAGCGAAATTGGAATGACCGACGGCAGGAGAGCGGCGGCATCCGGGTTCCCGCCAAAATTACGCTGTATCAGGGTGTACGGACAGGTCGTATGGACAACTACCGAATCGAGTCCGATCTGCCTTGGTTAAGCTCATCTAATGTGCTGCTGGTGAACGCGATGGGAGAACTGTGCGGTGTTTTGAATGTGGTGAAGGATGAGGAACGGATAGGCGTATATTATCTATCGCGGCATCGTGATGCTGAACTGCGAGAAACGGCCAACCATAACTATAGCCTGCTGTTTCTGCGAAGACAGGAATCAGAATATTTTTATAACCTCTACTATGGGGATAAGCCGATGCTGCCGCTGAAGCTGCAGGGTCACCGAGTTCCGGTAGCAGAGCTAATCATTCGGGGCACTGAAACTACAGATGCCGTACTGGCCATCGATTTTGGCACCTCGAACACAACGGCAGGCGCTTATTTGGATAGCTCCTATGTCACAGCCCCAGATACAGGCATGAGCAGCACGGTACAGCTGAACGCGATCAATTATGTGTCATTTCCCGGCCCGGCAGGTGCGGAAGGCGACTGGATCGAAGTGCTGCCGACCGCTATTCGCGTGGCGGACTGCACTAATCCGGAGCATATCGTTTATGTCTTCGGGGAGGAAGCATTGCGTGGAACAGACGTGGCGGGCAGCCGTGCGACGGTATTTCGGGGCATCAAGCGTTGGGTCAACGATTACAAGCGAATCGAGGAATTAATGGATTCGGAGGGGAATACAGCGACTGCTTCCCGCAGCGATATTTTGGCAGCGTTTATCCGTTATGTGATAGGCACCGCCGAGCAGCAATTCAAGTGCCGGTTTCGCAATCTGCACTTTTCTGCTCCCGTCAAGCTGCAGCCACAGTTTATTGAGATGTTTACCGACATTTTGCCAGATTATCGGATTGAAGCGGAGGATGCGCTGGACGAAGGGCTGGCTGTGCTGTACAACACGCTGGCAGACCAGATGGAGCGAGGAACTTTTGCGGACGGTGAGGAGTATCAGGCACTTGTCATTGATTGTGGTGGAGGTACGACAGATTTG
This DNA window, taken from Paenibacillus kribbensis, encodes the following:
- a CDS encoding VWA domain-containing protein is translated as MFRIRKLGIIIFMTFVLFFQMGLNGGIFTVNQANAASSGTAPIEGYDAVFVLDTSYSMRDTDPEGIAAEVISMFMDLSDADRTRVGFVAYNHHVVASKSLTSIAVAAQKSQIQQEIRTLNRSGYTDLGLGLRKGSELLAAGASKGRQPFMILLSDGETDFGASSGSRTKEDSNNDVASVIKSAQTKGYPVYTIGLNHDGTVNRQELERIASQTGGASFITSSAEDLPEILNRIFASQIRSKLVPVAAITTTGEMQELTVNLPDSSMEEANLVLLSEHPLQETQLYSNSENVRRYKSSRYAILKIEHPQAGKVKLKLRGIRGDLVKINLLGSYRLEAEASMGGKQGTAANGNKSVQLLKGQATPFQAQLLLPDGQKLADEAVYTSLQAHIIVTPVKGGSSKKVPMTYKDGAFHAEYTFPQTGDYTWQLALDSPQWYRNGTVHKVHAANAALQVLKDLTIRLVKEDGDSRRSLSDFFADPNHDKLTYKLETGATGDAAHAEINGNDLLLSELHTGDSELKITATDPEGASSSATLTVSVQSRYTAIKWTVAIGIVAAALLYWFLRPKPQFAGRIEGYFLATASGQEIPVKSWPLTSFPGRKISLKELFRTLDVHEPLPEAERILFSAGKKGSLVVKHDTRCALQHGKVRLTRNKKAVMEYGDKLYITFEDGVTEIELRYKAIKPNTSVYTDHIQAPTG
- a CDS encoding FHA domain-containing protein, producing MKTAQNRWVFIIDVAMFGLMLAIAFYVFNRTGYSGLKTVVAIGIGIGVLVYILRNLVSVVPVAKPKAERKRIAKLVLIDEEGESIKEWYIEGETSLLIGKTTSRSEADIDLADTDYASLISVEHAVLNRVNSDWFVEDVDSGNGTGLRPAQESVTKKLESGEPHRIYSGDLLYIANTRLLVK
- a CDS encoding PP2C family protein-serine/threonine phosphatase, encoding MRKDNSDFSTAFVSEAGSYIDNRDYFAFMETDDMACYVLADGLDSDQELHSAEMVVKTVLENFMEKPSMSKRRLMRDLREAQEWLQFESRRVRLKASLLMVVTNYNKMVYVSCGNVRLYHFRNGRLNFRSKDHSLAQSLADDGRIPDEATSTHEERGNLLEYLGNPNGVHAHYAKKTQLADGDVMLLTTSGMWEDVELAEMLGALEEAKDPVMLTDTLEEVLLSKQRRAVNNYTAAAIYVNKVFQEKPKNRRKLIKRILIALLVFIVVGGGAWITLARMAANKAAALETMIESAQTADDYARAGDYAKALKSYSEAKNAAVKINDKIHKRLYTAEQKVSQLVVDGDGYVEKADFAKAEASYEKARKSAGLYPPFNVKDIEHKIDQLDSYAETASWMKDGDLKFQGGDYTNALKLYQKANKAAMESGYTSAQKELEKKITETNDKLASIQQQLKEIQAGKLQAKGDRLMKDLDYEGAIDAYSGAQEIYQEIDKLESVLAMERSIAKAEEKQSAEQQKNGQLPAGLGLPDGALNDANAEDVAGAGLTSATAAPAADSQTKAAATGSTGTGSASTGSASTSAVKKEASPPSTSPAKSSSTGDGNASSAKAATSKEQGAADSASKAAGASDSVSQDQAAVNGS
- a CDS encoding normocyte-binding protein codes for the protein MKELVQDRLSKMDDLEQRRLLKNMMAGVFMNLVEYQEEMTRQLERRVFEEIENTEEKFDVYVSLTSREDYDPIHEFLYPVLPSDTEDKKVDISRVAEVVREGGAMPLFTLFLEMETERIAALVHSKRIFAGMLVTETGNYPIRFRLEHNRSYILEIEKLYHIFLQNGMPWKTINHPYAHKFVDCVLIGGDGEPVAHEEIHEITISLEEFDAFKKGDVFPLWNIERLSLKNSGFPIPAMDRVNFEHVLPLRKTGPEHGYLIDGAEGDIRYIKRTEEELTIVTSRDKSGEWNVLKVTKPVTTRLSRQTYPVLSNRRQDSFLGRYAGKQAVIVRAKAEITRIVNSFEAAQGLELERVDIWGGTGRNDVSNLVSKTQTYPLNPFVSDNVRTVEGKQIMRLGFRRGSEEAAPASPAYMLSDLMSFLVSEVQMYFPEYKCEGEWV
- a CDS encoding iron-dependent peroxidase, whose amino-acid sequence is MNYVWDLLMRAREQELDVDKFRFVPAVSYSPYMELSLVDLNTLELEQVVEINPYYRFYSIFRDLFPPDAEDCLELRESLFDIMMHFLAEIDLYQGMNRREYHIRFVQRDIADGIFGPKVKGSFEQLNREEQDAIAEGLLRLYETGEAVHLLKETMRRVFHRSIIYANCEEKDELLVYIGQEETQLSRLKVDLILDLFLPARFTTELYWTSHFGILEADPTMKIDAIALY
- a CDS encoding DnaJ domain-containing protein — translated: MTNYYELLGVSRDASEAEIKQAYRKLAKKYHPDTNQGSEEATRKFKLIHEAYNTLRDEALRQAYDAELIRKTEGAGGQQQERGRGAAASGGTRKAAKGFNPADIGSNFEQFFGFHPKTKEGSPGKNTKKSGDPTDTSAMFNQFFGIRKK
- a CDS encoding FHA domain-containing protein, producing MSLTRCPNGHMFSTRKHGNTCPYCNTVVNIASPKSVEPAAKTNAAGDDDKTMPYLGETVGIHPVTGWLVCIEGAQVGQDYRIMAEKNFIGRAEDMHVRIIGDNTISRRNHAVIVYDPKKRNFFLLPGDSSGLAYHNNEAVYSPVELAAYDVIELGHSKFIFIPLCGAHFEWDNEK
- a CDS encoding PP2C family protein-serine/threonine phosphatase — translated: MQPYFVVCGAAVLFAVLLIIRIRLTRSSGSRTVSGIEIGNGQTIGSRSEQDDYFASMTTPVGTLAVVADGISGLANGRMSSTLAVTTFTKAFAKLEDASNLNEYFAGAASQSNRSILQNLNGQGGGTTLAAVIICGYQLYYGAVGDSVITIYRNGHFQTVNSKHTAETLLEERVLAGQMTSEEAKTSPVRNQLVNYLGYEGFESMELGTTPIRLYSGDYVLLCSDGIQEALTEIELEEIMRKGGTPQEMADTMIDAINDKGFKSQDNATVLILAIG